One genomic window of Triplophysa rosa linkage group LG11, Trosa_1v2, whole genome shotgun sequence includes the following:
- the lrrc4ba gene encoding leucine-rich repeat-containing protein 4B, protein MRITTVTSLPSPSPLLLLLAQLLLRLILPGQQAAGAASTCPTPCSCSNQASRVICTRRNLDEVPDHISNNTRYLNLQENSIQVIKSDTFKHLQHLEILQLSKNQIRQIEVGAFNGLPNLNTLELFDNRLTLVPSQAFEYLSKLRELWLRNNPIETLPAYAFHRVTSLRRLDLGELKKLDYISDAAFVGLIHLRYLNLGMCGLKDIPNLTPLERLEELELSGNRLEIIRPGSFQGLNALRKLWLMHSQMSVIERNAFDDLKNLEELNLSHNSLHSLPHDLFTPLQKLERVHLNHNPWVCNCDVLWLSWWLKETVPSNTTCCARCHAPPYLKGKYIGELDQSHFTCYAPVIVEPPTDLNVTEGMAAELKCRTGTSMTSVNWITPNGTLMTHGSYRVRISVLHDGTLNFTNVTLRDTGQYTCMVTNSAGNTTATAVLNVTSADVSVNYTYFTTVTVETVETTGEEDSALRVFNETFINILGPTPSGHLLHDAVPTTASSLSILGSSSSPRATKPTFTVPISEPNYPSGLDDVMKTTKIIIGCFVAITFMAAVMLVVFYKLRKQHQMHKHHGPARAIEIINVEDEIGAGAGIRGSGISGGSTVPQGGSGGHSLRLHHPEIVNLPNLARAEHLNHYYKAHHFNNNMMGLGIGGGCGGGLNNNNNPSPCSQAQTTPISCTQVPVSAGSTCSMPSSMPLPTLGIHGSLKGLMSKAQNPQIEPLLFKSGSKENVQETQI, encoded by the exons ATGCGCATCACCACGGTGACAAGCCTTCCTAGTCCCTCCCCCCTTCTCCTCTTATTGGCTCAGCTGCTGTTGCGGCTTATCCTCCCTGGCCAACAGGCAGCAGGAGCCGCTTCAACCTGTCCCACTCCCTGCAGTTGTTCCAATCAAGCTAGTCGAGTGATCTGTACGAGACGAAACTTAGACGAGGTGCCTGATCATATATCAAACAACACACGATACCTCAACTTACAAGAGAACTCGATACAG GTCATAAAATCAGACACATTCAAGCATTTGCAGCACCTGGAGATCCTCCAGCTCTCCAAGAACCAGATACGTCAGATAGAGGTCGGTGCTTTCAATGGCCTCCCAAACCTCAACACTTTGGAACTGTTTGACAACCGCCTCACTCTGGTACCATCACAGGCTTTCGAGTACCTCAGCAAGCTGCGGGAACTGTGGTTACGAAACAATCCCATTGAGACCTTGCCAGCTTATGCTTTTCACCGGGTCACCTCACTGCGGCGTCTTGACCTCGGTGAACTTAAGAAGCTGGATTATATATCTGACGCAGCCTTTGTCGGACTTATCCACCTGCGCTACCTGAATTTGGGAATGTGTGGCCTGAAGGACATCCCTAACTTGACTCCCCTGGAACGGCTGGAAGAGCTGGAGTTGTCTGGGAACCGTCTGGAAATCATCAGACCCGGATCCTTCCAAGGCCTGAATGCGTTGCGTAAACTGTGGCTCATGCACTCTCAAATGTCTGTCATTGAGCGCAATGCATTTGACGATCTCAAGAACCTGGAGGAGCTCAACCTATCCCACAATTCCCTGCACTCATTGCCCCATGACCTTTTCACACCTCTGCAGAAGCTGGAGAGAGTGCATCTCAACCATAACCCGTGGGTCTGCAACTGCGACGTGCTGTGGCTAAGTTGGTGGCTTAAAGAAACCGTGCCGAGCAACACAACCTGCTGTGCGCGGTGCCATGCACCCCCCTACCTGAAGGGAAAATACATTGGAGAGCTGGACCAGAGCCATTTCACCTGCTATGCCCCTGTTATTGTGGAGCCACCAACTGACCTCAATGTGACCGAGGGGATGGCCGCAGAGCTCAAGTGTCGCACCGGCACCTCCATGACCTCTGTCAACTGGATCACACCAAATGGAACCCTAATGACCCACGGCTCTTATCGAGTCAGGATTTCTGTTCTGCACGATGGCACACTGAACTTCACCAACGTGACGCTGCGTGACACGGGTCAGTACACCTGCATGGTGACCAACTCTGCTGGGAACACCACTGCAACTGCTGTTttaaatgtgacctctgcagaTGTCAGCGTCAACTACACCTACTTCACCACAGTCACTGTAGAAACTGTTGAGACTACAGGAGAGGAAGATTCTGCTTTGCGTGTCTTTAATGAGACCTTCATTAATATCCTTGGCCCTACACCCTCTGGGCACCTCTTGCATGATGCTGTCCCCACTACTGCTTCTTCTCTGTCTATCCTTGGCTCATCCTCCTCTCCCCGTGCGACCAAACCCACATTCACTGTCCCCATCTCTGAGCCTAACTACCCTTCTGGGCTAGACGATGTGATGAAGACCACCAAGATCATTATTGGTTGTTTTGTGGCCATTACCTTCATGGCGGCTGTCATGCTGGTGGTATTCTATAAATTGAGGAAGCAGCACCAGATGCACAAACACCACGGTCCGGCACGAGCGATCGAGATCATTAATGTTGAAGATGAGATTGGAGCTGGAGCGGGCATTCGTGGCAGTGGCATCTCGGGAGGATCAACAGTACCGCAAGGAGGGTCTGGCGGACATAGCCTGCGGCTTCACCATCCCGAGATTGTCAATCTCCCCAACCTTGCCCGAGCGGAGCATCTGAACCATTactacaaagctcatcacttcAACAATAACATGATGGGTCTGGGTATTGGTGGAGGCTGTGGCGGAGgcctaaataataacaacaacccTTCTCCCTGCTCCCAGGCCCAGACTACCCCCATCTCATGCACCCAGGTGCCTGTTTCTGCAGGAAGTACATGCTCCATGCCTTCTTCAATGCCCCTGCCAACCCTTGGCATTCACGGGTCACTGAAAGGCCTGATGAGTAAAGCCCAGAACCCACAGATTGAGCCATTGCTCTTTAAGAGCGGCTCCAAAGAGAATGTCCAAGAAACCCAGATTTGA